GTTATGAATAGATTTGAACACAAAGTGAGTGATCGTACAATGGAGAATTCATATATCTACCGCACGTCATCTGTAGAGGAAACGGCTCAGTTTGCTGAGCAGCTCGGTTCCTTGCTACAGGAGAATGATGTGCTTACTTTAGAAGGACAACTTGGAACAGGAAAGACGACCTTTACGAAAGGGCTAGCCAAGGGCCTCCAAATTAAGCGAACGGTAAATAGCCCGACGTTTACCATTGTGAAGGAATATGAGGGGAGACTTCCTCTTTATCATATGGATGTGTACCGTCTTGAGGATAGCGATGAAGACATTGGCTTCGAGGAATACTTTAACGGAGATGGAGTAACAGTCGTGGAGTGGGCTCACTTTATTGATGAGTATCTGCCTGATAATCGTCTTGCCATCGAGATTGAGCGAACGGGTGAGGTAGAGCGTGTGATTTCTCTTCAACCTACTGGAGAACGGTACGAGCAACTGTGTAAGGAGTTATTTCAATGAATGTGTTAGCCATAGATACATCAAATATAGCCATGAGTGTCGCAATTATTAAAGACAGCCGACTGGTGTCAGAATATACGACGCATGTGAAGAAGAATCATTCGGTTCAACTCATGCCTGCCATTCAACGGATGATGGAAGAAGCGAAGTTACAACCGAATGAGTTAGACCGTATTGCAGTTGCACACGGCCCAGGATCGTTTACAGGAGTGCGGATTGGACTGACGACAGCGAAGACGCTAGCGTGGACGCTAGGGATTCCAGTTGTAGCGCTATCCAGCTTAGAAGTGATGGCCTTTCGGGGTGCAACATTTGGAGGGAAAGTATCTCCATTCTTCGATGCGCGTCGTGGACAAGTATATACAGGGCTTTATCATGTCCAACATGGAGAAGTTAGCATTGTGGGCAATGAGCTCAACGTACCGATGACAGAGTGGCTTGAGAAGCTTAAGGGTGAAGGAGAACCAGTCCTATTCCTAAGTAGCGACTTAGAAGTGCATCGTGAAGCGATACAAGAGACAATGGGAGACTTGGCTCTTTTCCCTATCCATGGGGAAGTGCTACCTAGTGCGGGAGAACTTGGCCTAGCGGCAATGACGAAAGAACCAACTCCTGTTCATGAACTAACGCCAAACTATCTACGACTTGCTGAGGCAGAGTCGAAATGGTTGGCGCAGCAAGAAGAGAAGAAGCAGCATGACGAATAAAGTCGTCGTGAGGAAGATGACAGATGAAGATCTAGAGGATGTGCTTGAAATTGAGCATGCCTCCTTCGCTACGCCGTGGTCAAGGGATTCCTTTAATCACGAGCTGCATGACAATCCGTATGCAGCTTACTATGTCATTGTGCTCGATGATCAGATTGTTGGGTATTGTGGATTATGGGTGATTATTGATGAAGCCCATATTACCAACATCGCCATCCTCCCTGAATTTCGGGGGTATCGTCTTGGTAAGACATTATTCCAATACGTCTTACAGGAAGCGAAGCGAATTGGAAGCGTCCAGCTTTCTCTCGAAGTTCGTGTATCGAATGTAACAGCTCAAAAAATGTATCGTCAATTTGGATTAGTACCAGGTGGCATCCGTAAAAACTATTATACGGATAACCAAGAAGATGCTTTAGTAATGTGGGTGAAATTATGAGTGAACAAGATCAATATATATTAGGAATAGAAACCAGTTGTGATGAAACGGCCGTTGCCATCGTGAAGAATGGGACCGAGCTTGTCGCAAACGTAGTCGCTTCTCAAATCGAAAGCCATAAACGCTTTGGAGGAGTTGTCCCTGAAATCGCATCTCGTCACCACGTGGAACAAGTGACGCATGTTATTGAAGAAGCGTTGGAGAAGGCGGATATGACGATGGAGGAGATTGAAGCGATTGCCGTGACAGAAGGACCCGGTCTTGTTGGAGCACTGCTTATCGGCGTTAATGCTGCGAAGGCTCTCGCGTTTGCCCATAGTAAGCCATTAGTGGGTGTCCATCATATTGCTGGTCATATTTACGCCAACCGTCTACAGAAGGAATTCCAGTTTCCACTGCTTTCTCTTGTTGTATCTGGTGGGCACACGGAATTGATTCATATGAAGGACCACGGTGAATTTGAGATCATCGGAGAGACTCGTGATGATGCCGCAGGTGAGGCATATGATAAAGTTGCGAGAACATTGAAGCTCCCTTATCCAGGTGGTCCGCACATTGACCGTATGGCTCATGAGGGGGAGACGAATATTGATTTCCCTCGTGCCTGGCTTGAGTCCGATTCCTACGACTTTAGCTTTAGCGGTCCGAAATCTTCAGTAATTAACACGCTCCACAATGCGAAGCAACGTGGAGTGGAGTTAAAGGATGTGGATATCGCGGCAAGCTTCCAGCAAAGCGTCGTTGAAGTGTTATCCACAAAAACACATAAGGCTGCGAAGGAATACGGAGTCAACCAAGTTATTGTGGCTGGCGGAGTTGCAGCAAATAAAGGGCTTCGCGAAGCGCTGGAGCAGAAATTTGAAGGTGAAGACATGGAACTTCTGATCCCACCTCTCCATTTATGCACAGACAATGCAGCCATGATTGCAGCAGCTGGGACCGTTGCATACAATTCAGGCCACCGAGCAGGTTGGGACTTGAACGGTAACCCTTCTTTATCTCTTGAGAAGTATACAAAGCGTAACCAAACCTTGTAGGCATGTTCCTACAAGGTTTTTTTATTCACAGTTGTGTGTATAACCTGTGTATAACATTTCAAAAAAGTCTGTCATATTAAGGCTGAACCGTGTGAATAGAGGTTGTGGATAACGTTAAATAAATTTGTGGATAAAGTGGATATGTAGAAAAAAACGCGTCGTTACCCTTCTTTATATGTGCATAAGTGTGTGGATAAAATAAAAAAGCACCCTCGTGTGAGAGTGCTTTTTCCTTTATTCTTGCAAGTCTTCCCATTCTTCCATCAGTGTTTCAATCTGCGTTTGCAGCGATTCGTTCATCTGAGTTAATTCTAATGAGCGTTCGTGGTCTTGATAGACTTCAGGAAGGCAGAGAAGGTCGTCGTTTTCTTCAATCTTCGCTTCATGTTCTTCAATTTGCTGTTCAATTTCTTCAATACGACGCTGACGCTTTCTAGCTTCTCGTTTCTCTGCTTTGTCTTGTTGATAATCTTGCTTATCATTTGTTGTCGCTGTAGTAGTTGGGTTCTTCTGTTGACGCTCTAATTCTTCAAGGCGCTCACGTTCTGCGGTTTCTTCTTTCTTATCCACATAATAGTCATAGTCACCAAGGTAGATTGTGGCTCCGTCTCTTTGCATTTCCACAACTTGCGTGGCAATCCGGTTAATAAAGTAC
This genomic stretch from Pontibacillus halophilus JSM 076056 = DSM 19796 harbors:
- the tsaE gene encoding tRNA (adenosine(37)-N6)-threonylcarbamoyltransferase complex ATPase subunit type 1 TsaE; the protein is MNRFEHKVSDRTMENSYIYRTSSVEETAQFAEQLGSLLQENDVLTLEGQLGTGKTTFTKGLAKGLQIKRTVNSPTFTIVKEYEGRLPLYHMDVYRLEDSDEDIGFEEYFNGDGVTVVEWAHFIDEYLPDNRLAIEIERTGEVERVISLQPTGERYEQLCKELFQ
- the tsaB gene encoding tRNA (adenosine(37)-N6)-threonylcarbamoyltransferase complex dimerization subunit type 1 TsaB, which gives rise to MNVLAIDTSNIAMSVAIIKDSRLVSEYTTHVKKNHSVQLMPAIQRMMEEAKLQPNELDRIAVAHGPGSFTGVRIGLTTAKTLAWTLGIPVVALSSLEVMAFRGATFGGKVSPFFDARRGQVYTGLYHVQHGEVSIVGNELNVPMTEWLEKLKGEGEPVLFLSSDLEVHREAIQETMGDLALFPIHGEVLPSAGELGLAAMTKEPTPVHELTPNYLRLAEAESKWLAQQEEKKQHDE
- the rimI gene encoding ribosomal protein S18-alanine N-acetyltransferase encodes the protein MTNKVVVRKMTDEDLEDVLEIEHASFATPWSRDSFNHELHDNPYAAYYVIVLDDQIVGYCGLWVIIDEAHITNIAILPEFRGYRLGKTLFQYVLQEAKRIGSVQLSLEVRVSNVTAQKMYRQFGLVPGGIRKNYYTDNQEDALVMWVKL
- the tsaD gene encoding tRNA (adenosine(37)-N6)-threonylcarbamoyltransferase complex transferase subunit TsaD; its protein translation is MSEQDQYILGIETSCDETAVAIVKNGTELVANVVASQIESHKRFGGVVPEIASRHHVEQVTHVIEEALEKADMTMEEIEAIAVTEGPGLVGALLIGVNAAKALAFAHSKPLVGVHHIAGHIYANRLQKEFQFPLLSLVVSGGHTELIHMKDHGEFEIIGETRDDAAGEAYDKVARTLKLPYPGGPHIDRMAHEGETNIDFPRAWLESDSYDFSFSGPKSSVINTLHNAKQRGVELKDVDIAASFQQSVVEVLSTKTHKAAKEYGVNQVIVAGGVAANKGLREALEQKFEGEDMELLIPPLHLCTDNAAMIAAAGTVAYNSGHRAGWDLNGNPSLSLEKYTKRNQTL